A single region of the Bacteroidota bacterium genome encodes:
- the thiL gene encoding thiamine-phosphate kinase, giving the protein MPQQTQISNIGEFGLIEKIKEIVGTSIDDNLIKGISDDTAVYKTSPDKLQLLTTDAMVEGVHFDLTFTSMQHLGWKSIVSNISDIAAMGGVPRYVVITLCLPQKISVEMVEDFYRGVVQACKKYSCLVVGGDTTSATGNTVISISLTGEADPEKIVYRSGAMVGDLICVTGHLGASHAGLKILLSEKNKYINDTTNFKSNIEQYKPVLEKYLMPKPRLDISKILTQNIKVNSMIDISDGLASEVHHLCNNSGVGAEVWEHNIPVDSNSQRVAAEFSENIIDYALYGGEEYELLFTLTDSEFEKLENLTSDVTILGRIVEQSEGINLIRENGERKLLGASGWDHFKKEK; this is encoded by the coding sequence ATGCCTCAGCAAACTCAGATAAGTAATATCGGTGAATTTGGGCTGATAGAAAAAATTAAAGAAATTGTTGGTACCAGTATAGATGATAATCTAATTAAGGGAATTTCCGACGATACGGCAGTTTACAAAACTTCGCCCGATAAGCTTCAGCTTTTAACTACAGATGCAATGGTTGAGGGTGTCCATTTCGACCTTACATTTACATCTATGCAGCATTTAGGATGGAAATCGATAGTTTCAAATATCAGCGACATTGCTGCGATGGGTGGAGTACCTCGCTACGTAGTTATAACTTTATGCCTCCCGCAAAAAATATCTGTTGAAATGGTGGAAGATTTTTATCGTGGTGTTGTTCAAGCGTGTAAAAAATATTCTTGTCTCGTGGTTGGCGGCGATACAACGTCGGCAACGGGGAATACTGTAATATCAATTTCATTAACGGGCGAAGCTGACCCTGAAAAAATAGTTTATCGCAGTGGTGCTATGGTTGGCGATTTAATTTGCGTTACAGGACATTTGGGTGCCTCGCACGCGGGTTTAAAAATTCTATTAAGTGAAAAAAATAAGTATATAAATGATACAACAAATTTTAAATCCAATATCGAGCAGTATAAACCTGTATTGGAAAAGTATCTGATGCCAAAGCCACGGTTGGATATTTCCAAAATATTAACACAAAATATCAAAGTAAACTCAATGATTGATATCAGCGATGGACTTGCATCCGAGGTTCATCATTTGTGTAACAACAGCGGGGTTGGAGCTGAAGTCTGGGAACATAACATTCCTGTTGATTCAAATTCGCAGCGCGTTGCTGCTGAATTTTCAGAAAATATTATCGACTATGCGCTTTACGGGGGTGAGGAATATGAATTGCTGTTCACACTAACCGATTCCGAATTCGAAAAATTAGAAAATCTAACTTCCGATGTTACCATATTAGGCAGGATCGTGGAACAATCGGAAGGGATAAATCTTATCCGTGAAAACGGTGAACGAAAATTGTTGGGTGCGTCCGGCTGGGATCATTTCAAAAAAGAAAAATAA
- a CDS encoding TlpA disulfide reductase family protein: MVIFKNFAITLILLGIIIGCETKEKVGSDKNNENVFPLLSVQTREGIVPDFSWNGGDGKTNNFDSFRKEVTLVNFWATWCAPCKKELPDLVAINEEFASKGVKVIGISTDKGTNVISEVSDFLNENKVSYMNIVDNGELASAFGNIRGIPTTFLINKEGKIVDRFVGIRTKDFFVEQINQLLQ; encoded by the coding sequence ATGGTAATTTTTAAAAATTTTGCAATCACTCTCATTTTACTCGGCATCATTATTGGTTGTGAAACAAAAGAAAAAGTTGGGAGCGACAAAAATAACGAAAACGTATTCCCTTTACTTTCTGTACAAACGAGAGAAGGAATCGTTCCGGATTTTAGTTGGAATGGAGGGGACGGTAAAACCAATAATTTTGATTCGTTTCGAAAAGAAGTTACGCTTGTAAATTTCTGGGCAACATGGTGCGCCCCGTGTAAGAAAGAGCTTCCCGATTTAGTTGCAATTAATGAGGAATTCGCTTCGAAGGGGGTAAAAGTTATTGGTATTTCAACAGATAAGGGGACGAATGTGATTTCTGAAGTGAGTGATTTTTTAAATGAAAATAAAGTATCGTATATGAACATTGTTGATAACGGCGAACTTGCGTCTGCTTTTGGAAACATTCGCGGTATTCCCACCACTTTTTTAATAAACAAAGAAGGGAAAATAGTTGATCGGTTTGTAGGAATCAGAACAAAAGATTTTTTTGTCGAGCAGATAAACCAACTCCTGCAATAA